The bacterium genome includes a window with the following:
- the secD gene encoding protein translocase subunit SecD, which produces MKNIGLRMIIVLVLLAVGIYTLYPTIRVYTAQGLSKNEENALMKRAIHLGLDLKGGMHLILEVDTTVSSENPSDLRDRALEIIKNRIDQFGVFEPIIEKQSTSRILVQLPGVDRDRAVNLIGKIAHLEFKLVEDERANDVFKTVDRFLQGGDTMAFEEPLSSYFISVERDAGIDVRDEDSVNALLTRAQTAMPADIQIAFGPKEKYESRDVRRIYVLKKEPEMTGEAIRDARHQPYQGSELQYTGSWYIEMEFKRDAARRFATITGKNINKRLAIVLDNMVQSAPVIRERIPQGRAMISGQFKADEARDLAIVLRAGALPAPLKIVEERSVGPSLGRDSITSGIRAALLGAAVVVLFMLIYYSLSGLIADFAMALNIILLIGILSAFHGTLTMPGIAGIALTIGMSVDANILIFERIREELKIGKTIRTAISQGFSRAWLAIFDSNMTTIITGIVLYIFGTGPIKGFALTLIIGLVTNLITAVFVTKAVLDYFTLKFETSKLRI; this is translated from the coding sequence ATGAAGAATATCGGTCTTAGAATGATAATTGTGCTGGTATTGCTCGCGGTCGGGATCTACACGCTCTACCCTACGATCAGAGTATACACGGCACAAGGACTTTCTAAAAATGAAGAAAATGCGCTCATGAAACGGGCGATCCACCTTGGTCTCGACCTCAAAGGCGGCATGCACCTTATCCTCGAGGTTGATACGACCGTATCCAGTGAAAATCCCTCTGACCTGCGTGACCGAGCGCTCGAGATCATCAAGAACCGCATCGACCAGTTCGGTGTTTTCGAACCGATCATCGAAAAACAGTCGACATCAAGGATCCTTGTCCAGCTGCCCGGAGTCGACCGCGATAGAGCCGTTAACCTTATCGGAAAGATAGCCCACCTGGAATTCAAGTTGGTTGAGGACGAAAGGGCGAACGATGTGTTCAAGACCGTCGACCGGTTCCTTCAAGGCGGCGACACGATGGCTTTTGAGGAACCGCTGTCGTCGTATTTCATAAGCGTGGAGCGCGACGCCGGGATCGATGTCAGGGATGAAGATTCGGTCAACGCCCTGCTGACAAGGGCCCAAACGGCAATGCCTGCGGACATCCAGATCGCCTTCGGCCCCAAGGAAAAATACGAAAGCCGGGACGTCAGGCGCATCTACGTGCTCAAAAAGGAACCGGAAATGACCGGTGAAGCGATACGCGATGCCCGTCACCAGCCGTATCAGGGTTCGGAACTGCAGTATACCGGGAGCTGGTACATAGAAATGGAGTTCAAACGCGATGCTGCCCGGAGATTTGCCACGATCACCGGCAAGAACATCAACAAACGGCTCGCGATCGTGCTTGATAACATGGTCCAGTCGGCGCCGGTGATCCGCGAGCGGATCCCTCAGGGCAGGGCCATGATCTCAGGTCAGTTCAAGGCCGATGAGGCACGCGACCTGGCGATCGTGCTCAGGGCCGGCGCTCTGCCGGCTCCGCTCAAAATCGTGGAAGAACGTTCGGTCGGACCATCGCTCGGCCGCGACTCGATTACCAGCGGCATACGGGCAGCGCTTCTCGGCGCGGCCGTGGTTGTCCTTTTCATGTTGATCTACTACTCGCTTTCCGGGTTGATCGCGGACTTTGCGATGGCTCTCAATATCATCCTGCTTATCGGCATTTTGTCAGCGTTCCATGGCACGCTAACCATGCCCGGGATCGCCGGTATTGCCTTGACTATCGGCATGTCGGTGGACGCTAATATTCTGATCTTTGAACGGATCCGCGAAGAACTTAAGATCGGCAAGACGATAAGGACCGCCATCAGCCAGGGATTTTCGCGCGCCTGGCTGGCGATATTCGACTCCAATATGACGACCATCATCACGGGTATCGTCCTCTACATCTTCGGAACCGGACCGATAAAAGGCTTTGCCCTCACCCTGATCATAGGGTTGGTCACGAACTTGATCACTGCGGTCTTTGTGACGAAAGCGGTGCTTGATTACTTCACTTTGAAGTTTGAAACATCAAAACTGAGGATATAA
- a CDS encoding pyridoxine 5'-phosphate synthase translates to MELSVNVDHIATLREARREDFPDPVYAAVEAELAGADGITIHLRADRRHIKERDLRLLRDIIKTELNLEMAATPEMAKIALSVKPHRVTLVPESSDEVTTQGGLNLLQSKEDLRPIISRLKDQRIRVGIFIDSDIEQIKEAVRVGAQYIEINTNEYSKLKNYRNALIQIARAAKAARREGFTIHAGHGIDYRNILPLLRFPEISGYSIGFAIIARAVFVGMRQATAEMVSIIKGAR, encoded by the coding sequence ATGGAATTATCCGTCAATGTCGATCACATCGCGACCTTGCGGGAAGCGCGCCGGGAAGACTTTCCAGACCCGGTCTACGCCGCGGTCGAAGCCGAGCTGGCCGGCGCTGACGGTATCACGATCCATCTCAGGGCCGACCGCAGGCATATCAAGGAACGGGATCTCAGGCTCCTCAGGGATATCATCAAAACCGAGTTAAATCTGGAAATGGCGGCAACGCCGGAAATGGCGAAGATCGCGCTTTCGGTCAAACCTCACCGCGTCACCCTGGTGCCTGAATCATCAGACGAAGTCACTACTCAAGGCGGCTTGAACCTGCTGCAGAGCAAAGAAGACCTCAGGCCGATCATATCCCGTCTCAAGGACCAGCGTATCAGGGTCGGTATTTTTATTGACTCCGATATCGAGCAGATCAAAGAAGCAGTGCGCGTCGGCGCACAATATATTGAGATCAATACCAATGAATATTCCAAACTGAAAAATTACCGGAACGCGCTCATCCAGATAGCGCGCGCCGCAAAAGCCGCGCGCCGGGAAGGATTCACGATCCACGCCGGCCACGGCATTGATTACCGCAATATCCTGCCGCTGCTGCGGTTCCCGGAGATCAGCGGATATTCCATCGGATTTGCGATCATCGCGCGCGCAGTTTTCGTCGGCATGAGACAGGCAACCGCTGAAATGGTTTCCATCATCAAAGGAGCAAGATGA